One segment of Macrotis lagotis isolate mMagLag1 chromosome 1, bilby.v1.9.chrom.fasta, whole genome shotgun sequence DNA contains the following:
- the TCEA3 gene encoding transcription elongation factor A protein 3 isoform X1, which translates to MGQEEELLRIAKKLDKMVSRKTTEGALDLLKKLNGYKMSIQLLQTTRIGIAVNGVRKHCLDKEVVTLAKILIKNWKRLLDAPETPKKEKSMEREKEKKKEQGVDSSDWKPLGAFSPQSKSPREESKDRRDSSESGSSSTVSSPTFSSSSPQKRPVERSNSNKGKAETPKTPTSPSSPTFSPSICFLAPCYLTGDSVRDKCVEMLSAALKMDDDYKEYGVNCDKMASEIEDHIYQELKGTDMKYRNRVRSRISNLKDPRNPNLRRNVLCGAISTNLIAKMTAEEMASDELKELRNAMTLEAIREHQMAKTGGTTTDLFQCNKCKKKNCTYNQVQTRSADEPMTTFVLCNECGNRWKFC; encoded by the exons GAAGGAGCCCTGGATCTCCTGAAGAAACTGAATGGCTACAAGATGTCAATCCAGTTACTGCAG ACCACCAGGATTGGGATTGCTGTCAATGGGGTCCGTAAGCACTGCTTGGATAAGGAGGTGGTGACATTGGCCAAAATTCTCATCAAGAACTGGAAACGGCTCCTGG ATGCCCCTGAGACCCCCAAAAAGGAGAAATcgatggaaagagaaaaagaaaagaagaaagagcaaGGTGTTGACTCTTCTGACTGGAAACCACTGGGGGCCTTTTCCCCACAGAGCAAAAGTCCAAGGGAAGAATCCAAGGACAG GAGAGACTCTTCAGAGTCCGGGTCTTCTTCTACTGTCTCCTCCCCgactttctcctcctcctcccctcagaAGAGGCCGGTGGAAAG ATCTAACAGCAACAAAGGGAAAGCGGAGACCCCCAAGACACCCACCAGTCCCTCTTCCCCTACATTTTCTCCATCCATCTGCTTCTTAGCCCCTTGTTACCTCACAGGAGACTCAGTCCGGGACAAGTGTGTTGAGATGCTGTCAGCAGCCCTGAAGATGGACG ATGATTACAAGGAATATGGAGTCAACTGTGATAAGATGGCATCAGAAATTGAAGAT CATATATATCAAGAACTGAAGGGCACAGACATGAAATATCGGAATAGGGTACGCAGCCGAATCAGTAACCTGAAGGACCCCCGGAACCCCAACTTGAGGCGGAACGTGCTTTGTGGGGCCATTTCCACCAATCTCATTGCTAAGATGACAGCTGAG GAAATGGCAAGTGATGAGCTGAAGGAGCTGAGGAATGCCATGACTCTGGAAGCCATCCGAGAACACCAGATGGCCAAGACAGGGGGTACAACAACTGACCTCTTCCAGTGCAATAAGTGTAAAAAGAAGAATTGTACCTACAACCAG GTACAGACACGGAGTGCTGATGAGCCCATGACCACTTTTGTCTTATGCAACGAGTGTGGCAACCGCTGGAAG ttctgcTGA
- the TCEA3 gene encoding transcription elongation factor A protein 3 isoform X2 — protein MGQEEELLRIAKKLDKMVSRKTTEGALDLLKKLNGYKMSIQLLQTTRIGIAVNGVRKHCLDKEVVTLAKILIKNWKRLLDAPETPKKEKSMEREKEKKKEQGVDSSDWKPLGAFSPQSKSPREESKDRSNSNKGKAETPKTPTSPSSPTFSPSICFLAPCYLTGDSVRDKCVEMLSAALKMDDDYKEYGVNCDKMASEIEDHIYQELKGTDMKYRNRVRSRISNLKDPRNPNLRRNVLCGAISTNLIAKMTAEEMASDELKELRNAMTLEAIREHQMAKTGGTTTDLFQCNKCKKKNCTYNQVQTRSADEPMTTFVLCNECGNRWKFC, from the exons GAAGGAGCCCTGGATCTCCTGAAGAAACTGAATGGCTACAAGATGTCAATCCAGTTACTGCAG ACCACCAGGATTGGGATTGCTGTCAATGGGGTCCGTAAGCACTGCTTGGATAAGGAGGTGGTGACATTGGCCAAAATTCTCATCAAGAACTGGAAACGGCTCCTGG ATGCCCCTGAGACCCCCAAAAAGGAGAAATcgatggaaagagaaaaagaaaagaagaaagagcaaGGTGTTGACTCTTCTGACTGGAAACCACTGGGGGCCTTTTCCCCACAGAGCAAAAGTCCAAGGGAAGAATCCAAGGACAG ATCTAACAGCAACAAAGGGAAAGCGGAGACCCCCAAGACACCCACCAGTCCCTCTTCCCCTACATTTTCTCCATCCATCTGCTTCTTAGCCCCTTGTTACCTCACAGGAGACTCAGTCCGGGACAAGTGTGTTGAGATGCTGTCAGCAGCCCTGAAGATGGACG ATGATTACAAGGAATATGGAGTCAACTGTGATAAGATGGCATCAGAAATTGAAGAT CATATATATCAAGAACTGAAGGGCACAGACATGAAATATCGGAATAGGGTACGCAGCCGAATCAGTAACCTGAAGGACCCCCGGAACCCCAACTTGAGGCGGAACGTGCTTTGTGGGGCCATTTCCACCAATCTCATTGCTAAGATGACAGCTGAG GAAATGGCAAGTGATGAGCTGAAGGAGCTGAGGAATGCCATGACTCTGGAAGCCATCCGAGAACACCAGATGGCCAAGACAGGGGGTACAACAACTGACCTCTTCCAGTGCAATAAGTGTAAAAAGAAGAATTGTACCTACAACCAG GTACAGACACGGAGTGCTGATGAGCCCATGACCACTTTTGTCTTATGCAACGAGTGTGGCAACCGCTGGAAG ttctgcTGA